A genomic stretch from Caldicellulosiruptoraceae bacterium PP1 includes:
- the rimP gene encoding ribosome maturation factor RimP → MSKITKVVEAILLPILEKYNYELVDVEFKKEGKNHFLRVYIDKIGGITIDDCQIVSEELSTKLDELDPIPYSYFLEVSSPGLDRPLVKDRDFIRHEGELVEVKLKEPINNTKLLEGQLIKKDGDILNLRVNDQLIQIPMSKVTKVKVALKF, encoded by the coding sequence ATGAGCAAAATAACTAAAGTGGTAGAAGCAATACTTTTACCTATATTAGAAAAATATAATTATGAATTGGTTGATGTTGAGTTCAAAAAAGAAGGTAAGAATCATTTTTTAAGAGTATATATTGATAAAATTGGTGGTATAACCATTGATGACTGTCAAATTGTAAGTGAAGAACTTTCTACAAAGCTGGATGAATTAGATCCTATTCCTTATAGTTATTTTCTTGAAGTATCTTCTCCAGGATTAGATAGACCACTTGTAAAAGACAGAGACTTTATAAGGCATGAAGGTGAGCTTGTAGAAGTTAAATTAAAAGAGCCAATTAATAATACAAAATTATTAGAAGGACAATTAATAAAAAAAGATGGTGATATACTAAATTTAAGAGTTAATGACCAATTGATTCAAA